The Magnolia sinica isolate HGM2019 chromosome 9, MsV1, whole genome shotgun sequence sequence GATATGACTTGATGGACCGTCAATAAACGCCCCCGGCTCATCCATCTTTTCACGCCCACTTCCACCCTTTTCTTGAAGATCTTATTATCAATCTTTGTAATTGTCTCTTCACTGTAGAACATGAGAGAAGCGGATCTTACTCGATATGAGGGGCAACCACTGCATGTCAGCAGTAGCTTTTACACCGTCGCTGAGCTCCAAATGCAGCCAAGGCCTTATGCCATCAACTATCTTAGTAGGCCATGGTAGGAGCAGTAAGAAGATTCACAGCcccaattttttgaaaaagaaaaagcccATTAATggcgcatttggatgcacaattgaatttAACTGTGATTATTAGTCTAGGGAGAGATAGCCAACATGCCATTCCCTACCATACATCACATCATTAATCagattactttcaagttggattcGAAAGAAAACAAACAACAATTTCATTATGAATTTTAGGAACGTCGTTAATTTTTGTCATTTCCACTTGAGTTAAACAGAATGTTCGCAATTCAATCCATTTtttcatccaaacacagcctaaattGAATTCAACATTCTTTGTATGGTGCTATCAAAATTTCCAAGATTTCTTTCAGCTCATGAATATTCACCTCATATACACAAACGACTTGGGTGCATATACTCGCTGTAATCAACAAATTCTATTGTATAccgaattttaaaaataaaaaaagataccGAATTCCGTATGTACATGTCACTGAAATTTCAAAGCCACCAAAAAAGCATTACTTACAGAGAATTCAAGGAAAATGGCCTCTCTCCTTTTGACAACACCCACCAACCCAATCAGACGGATCGAACGCTGACACCCTCCTCTGTATTCTGAATCTCCCACCCCGATCTGACCACCCCGGTGACGGCTGAGCGGCAAATTGGGCAGGCGGGCACTTTCACCAGCCACTCGTCGACACAGCACACGTGGAAAACGTGACTGCAATCGGGGAGAACCCGGCACGTCTCGCTGTCCCGGAATCCCTCTAGGCATATAGCGCAGTCGGCGAGGGCAGCGGGCCCCACGCCGCCGCTGTAATTGAAACAAGGGAGCTTCTGGAGGTCCTTCggcgacaacccagatggcgaaTCGGGCGGGAGGGTGCTTCGGCGCAGGCGGCGGTGGCGGCGAAGAGCGCGGCCGGCGACGCAGAGGTGGAGGAGGAGGAGGGCGGCGATGCCGACGAAGATGAAGAAAAGGGATATGAAGAGGGCCATGATGATTGCTTTGAGAAGGAATGAAAGGACTTTGGTGTTCGGTTTCGATGTGGGTGAAGACATTGGTGTGGGAGATGATTGCGGTTgtggctgttgttgttgttgttgtggcgGTGGTGGTGAAGatggttgtggttgtggttgtggTGATGGCAAATGAGGGGGAGGATGAGAATAGATGAAAAGGGAACGGGAACGGTGGGATGAGTTTTGGGAGATGTTTGAACGGTCAGGATTGAAGTATTGCATGGCGGAAATGGGAGTCGGAATCGATTTCGTATCGTTGTCGTCCTCGGTCGTTGTTCTTAcccttcacatctctctctctctctctctcccctctctctctctattttctatTACCAGGAGGATACGAGGAACGTGTTCGTTTTGTGTATATCGCGACACAGAACCTTCAAAATTTATCGCCCAATTGGGGCCCATAAATATATGATCAGATAatcaaaaccgtccatatatttgaatatataaaataaatgaactttaatatatttatttaaattaatttggACAGGTGAAAGTAAACTTTTAATACCTTATATTAAACTcaataatccaacggtcagaatcaTTTTTCTAGCACTATTATTGGTAATTGTAGTTCAGAAAAAGGAATTCAATGTATGAACTATTACGATTGTCCAAACATGTTTTTATGTGGGCTCAACAAGGATGAGAAATTTTGATGGTCGTATGTCGCGACAAACAAAAATGTTCTTGCGGGAAAAGGAGGGGAAACGGAGTTTGGAGAGAGAGCGAAGGGATTAGATTCCGTGGATACGGAAGGACGGTTTGCGCGAGGAGAGATTGATTAGGATAAGCGTGGAAAACGTGTCAAGTTGTCACGTGTGTTGGTTAATTGGGGCCAATCATGAGGTGGACCGTCTATGAATATGCTCTGGCTCATAAATCAGGCAAAAAGACAATCATCGAGTAAGGTCCACTTTGTTGAGGAAAATGAACGGTTACTAAGTAAATTGGAATTTAGTGTAAATTATTGCATACATGATGAGAAAAACAGTATTTATTTCAGGCGTAGAGAACTTTTTACTTTGATCTACAATATTGAACGGTACAGATCTTCTACACGTATGGAAACTATACACTTACACCGCGTTTCCCATATTTAATCTCTAAACATGTGAATCTCAAGTTCCTTGGGATTTAGTCAAGTCGAACAGGGATTGGGTTCTTCGCGCGAGGAGAAACTGAAGGGGCTTGAATATCCTGCTTCCCTACCGTCCAACTAAAACCtttggcccaccgtaatgtcttTGTGACATCCACTCTATACATCCATTGATTCAGATCATCTTATATAGGGATCCCAAGAATTATAAagactcaaaactcaagttggcaaCACCACGAGAAAAAAGGGCATTCAATCCTCTTTGGGGCCACGGAAGAGTTTCGGTTCAGGCAGATATTCGTCTATTCGTTTCATCGCGGTGgaaatgaatagattggatggcatatgaacatcgcCCAGAAAGCATTTTCATCTCCGTaggtggtgtggctcacttgagcttgaTCTGTCTCTTTTTTCGGCTGCTAGGTGGGAATGTGATGGACCGAGTCGATATCACAAGGACATGTCAGTAGA is a genomic window containing:
- the LOC131256851 gene encoding RING-H2 finger protein ATL56-like, with product MQYFNPDRSNISQNSSHRSRSLFIYSHPPPHLPSPQPQPQPSSPPPPQQQQQQPQPQSSPTPMSSPTSKPNTKVLSFLLKAIIMALFISLFFIFVGIAALLLLHLCVAGRALRRHRRLRRSTLPPDSPSGLSPKDLQKLPCFNYSGGVGPAALADCAICLEGFRDSETCRVLPDCSHVFHVCCVDEWLVKVPACPICRSAVTGVVRSGWEIQNTEEGVSVRSV